The following coding sequences lie in one Dehalobacter sp. 12DCB1 genomic window:
- the larB gene encoding nickel pincer cofactor biosynthesis protein LarB, producing MKDKIKQILNQVQDSQISIDEGLQQLEQMYSCDMGYARLDTYRAYRKGFPEAIFCPGKTTDQIVQIAKKLHEVSDQNVLATRASREVYKAVCLEIPSAEFNETSRTIVIRKGVQRSVGNILVVSAGTSDLPVAEEAAVTAEAMGNKVERMYDTGVAGLHRLLSQSERLQQAKVLIVAAGMDGVLPSVVGGLAASPVIALPTSVGYGANFGGLAALLTMLNSCSEGIGVVNIDNGFGAGYLASLINHTGI from the coding sequence ATGAAAGATAAAATCAAACAAATCCTGAATCAGGTTCAGGACAGTCAGATTTCAATTGATGAAGGTTTGCAGCAGCTAGAGCAGATGTACAGTTGTGACATGGGCTATGCGCGTTTGGATACGTATCGAGCGTATCGTAAAGGTTTTCCGGAAGCAATCTTTTGTCCGGGTAAAACGACGGATCAGATTGTTCAGATTGCCAAGAAACTGCATGAGGTTTCCGATCAGAATGTACTCGCGACAAGAGCCAGCAGGGAAGTTTATAAGGCCGTCTGCCTGGAAATCCCATCGGCTGAGTTCAATGAAACCTCCCGTACGATTGTGATTAGAAAAGGGGTTCAAAGGTCTGTTGGTAATATCTTAGTTGTAAGTGCAGGTACTTCAGATCTGCCGGTTGCCGAAGAGGCAGCTGTAACAGCGGAAGCCATGGGCAATAAGGTCGAACGAATGTATGATACAGGTGTAGCGGGTCTTCACCGACTATTGTCCCAGTCGGAGCGGCTACAGCAGGCAAAGGTGCTGATTGTTGCCGCCGGAATGGACGGTGTGCTGCCAAGTGTTGTAGGTGGACTGGCAGCCAGTCCGGTCATCGCGCTCCCAACAAGTGTTGGTTATGGCGCAAATTTCGGCGGACTTGCCGCTTTGCTTACCATGCTGAACAGCTGCTCAGAAGGAATTGGCGTTGTCAATATTGACAATGGCTTTGGGGCTGGTTATCTGGCCTCGCTTATTAATCACACGGGAATATAA
- a CDS encoding M28 family peptidase has protein sequence MTDTNLDSYDFTLLQQLTQTFGPSGQEHNVAALILDQTKNDADTGYTDALGNLIVRKKGHGKKIMIACHMDEVGIMVTHINKQGYLYFAPIGGLRDHVLLAQRFVFANGAVGVVSREEKKKSYENSPERLFLDIGVTSEQEARTMVQEGDMAVFSGTYQETKDCVISKALDNRAGCFIALEVLKRVSSRDDLYFVFTAQEEVGARGAKTAAYALEPDLALNIDTTFSFDMPREYEVPRTSLNKGIAIKVMDRSIVVSPQIKNWMAEIAEQHEIPYQWEIITNGGTDSGPVHLTKGGIPTGGLAIPVRHLHTPGEIASKNDIRSAISLLLALLE, from the coding sequence ATGACAGATACGAATTTAGATTCTTACGATTTCACCTTGCTTCAGCAGCTTACCCAAACTTTTGGTCCCTCAGGCCAAGAACACAACGTTGCTGCGCTGATCTTAGATCAAACAAAAAATGATGCCGATACCGGCTATACGGATGCGCTGGGTAATCTGATTGTCAGAAAAAAAGGACACGGGAAGAAGATTATGATTGCCTGCCATATGGATGAAGTCGGCATCATGGTGACCCATATCAATAAGCAGGGCTATCTGTACTTTGCACCGATTGGCGGCTTAAGGGACCATGTTCTGCTCGCTCAACGCTTTGTTTTTGCAAACGGCGCAGTAGGTGTCGTCAGTCGTGAAGAGAAAAAGAAGTCATATGAAAATTCACCGGAACGGCTGTTTCTTGATATTGGAGTAACCAGCGAGCAAGAGGCCAGAACGATGGTTCAGGAAGGCGATATGGCCGTATTTTCCGGAACTTATCAGGAGACCAAAGACTGTGTGATCTCCAAAGCGCTAGATAACCGAGCAGGCTGTTTTATTGCCTTGGAAGTACTGAAAAGAGTCAGCAGCCGGGATGACTTGTACTTTGTGTTTACTGCCCAGGAAGAAGTCGGTGCACGCGGAGCAAAAACAGCTGCCTACGCACTGGAACCCGATCTCGCTTTGAATATCGATACTACGTTTAGTTTTGATATGCCCAGGGAATACGAGGTTCCACGGACTTCTCTGAATAAAGGTATTGCAATTAAAGTGATGGACAGATCGATCGTCGTATCTCCCCAAATTAAAAACTGGATGGCTGAAATCGCCGAACAGCATGAGATACCCTATCAATGGGAAATCATTACGAACGGAGGTACCGATTCCGGTCCGGTCCACCTGACTAAAGGCGGAATTCCTACCGGCGGACTGGCTATTCCAGTCCGGCATCTACATACGCCAGGGGAAATTGCGTCCAAAAACGATATTAGATCCGCCATATCGCTGTTGCTTGCCTTACTTGAATAA
- a CDS encoding M42 family peptidase — protein MLLKELSELNGVSGDEKIVRDFILEHLKYRLQGKLNSCRIDQIGNLLIEKKGIEKGSDVKMPKILVCAHMDEIGLMVTEITAEGYLKFQTVGGIEPGILIAKTVIFNSGLKGVIGLKAVHLQKTEERKKIPDIDDLYIDIGASSKAEAENVVKLGDYVTFPTIFEEIGSGLYKGKALDDRVGCAIIMELLEQDYPCDLTAVFTVQEEVGLRGSKVVSNYLQADLALVVEATRAADFTESERENWIVTLGNGPACSLIDSATIYQPGLVKKVITAAEKNSIPLQFRQGAAAANDAGNIHQAGIGIPTITLSVPCRNIHTMSSIISKNDYQHCVQLLQCILNDIHYFLNLNIS, from the coding sequence ATGCTGTTAAAAGAATTATCTGAACTTAACGGCGTATCCGGTGATGAAAAGATCGTAAGAGATTTTATCCTGGAGCATCTTAAATACAGACTTCAGGGAAAGTTAAATTCCTGCAGAATAGATCAAATCGGAAATCTACTGATCGAGAAAAAAGGGATTGAAAAAGGTTCCGATGTAAAAATGCCAAAAATCCTGGTCTGCGCCCACATGGATGAAATCGGCCTGATGGTGACGGAAATCACTGCCGAGGGCTATCTGAAGTTTCAGACCGTCGGAGGCATTGAACCGGGGATTTTGATTGCAAAGACCGTCATCTTCAACAGCGGTCTGAAGGGCGTCATTGGTTTAAAAGCTGTTCATTTACAGAAAACAGAGGAACGAAAAAAAATTCCGGATATTGACGATCTCTACATCGATATCGGGGCATCCTCGAAGGCAGAAGCAGAAAACGTTGTGAAGCTGGGCGATTACGTCACATTCCCTACGATATTCGAAGAGATTGGTTCAGGACTGTACAAAGGCAAGGCCCTTGATGACAGGGTGGGCTGTGCCATAATCATGGAGCTCTTAGAACAGGACTATCCCTGTGATCTGACAGCCGTATTTACAGTACAGGAGGAGGTTGGCCTGCGCGGATCGAAAGTGGTAAGCAATTATCTTCAGGCTGATCTGGCCCTGGTTGTTGAGGCGACACGCGCTGCAGATTTTACTGAATCCGAACGGGAAAACTGGATCGTCACGCTAGGAAACGGTCCGGCCTGTTCGTTGATAGATTCTGCGACAATCTATCAACCTGGACTCGTCAAAAAAGTGATCACTGCAGCTGAAAAAAATAGTATTCCGCTCCAGTTCAGACAAGGGGCTGCCGCGGCCAATGATGCAGGAAACATCCATCAGGCAGGCATTGGCATACCCACGATTACACTTAGTGTACCGTGCCGGAATATCCATACGATGAGCTCCATTATTTCAAAGAATGACTATCAGCACTGCGTGCAGCTTCTTCAATGCATTTTAAATGACATTCACTATTTCTTGAATCTTAATATTTCTTAA